One region of Mesobacillus boroniphilus genomic DNA includes:
- a CDS encoding HD domain-containing protein → MRDVTLLDIFEHHIAQKYLKRSGMAHAIAVAYHAFHLAREHKVDVDMAAKAGFLHDIGHFTWYRNGKWDYELYRKNDIHPIKGAERAHKLLIRLGENPVQAKATSLAILFHTDSFLPSNDIVRTPLQQVVKWADEKDEEEGGKHHYRKIEHERAKKSIIRLDKMIDEKLMNGEIGGGTQLPS, encoded by the coding sequence ATGAGGGATGTAACACTTTTGGACATATTTGAACATCATATAGCCCAGAAATACTTGAAGCGTTCTGGAATGGCCCACGCGATTGCGGTTGCTTACCACGCATTCCATCTTGCCAGGGAGCATAAGGTAGATGTTGATATGGCAGCGAAAGCCGGTTTCCTCCATGATATCGGCCATTTCACCTGGTACAGGAATGGCAAGTGGGACTATGAACTATACCGGAAGAACGATATCCATCCTATAAAAGGAGCAGAAAGAGCACATAAGCTCCTGATCCGACTGGGAGAAAACCCCGTACAGGCGAAAGCCACTTCACTAGCAATCCTATTCCACACTGATTCTTTTTTGCCTTCAAATGATATTGTCCGTACGCCGCTTCAGCAGGTAGTGAAATGGGCAGATGAAAAAGACGAAGAAGAAGGCGGAAAGCACCATTACAGGAAAATAGAACATGAGCGAGCTAAGAAAAGCATTATCAGGCTTGATAAAATGATTGATGAAAAGCTTATGAACGGAGAAATTGGGGGAGGAACACAATTGCCTTCTTAA